Part of the Bos taurus isolate L1 Dominette 01449 registration number 42190680 breed Hereford chromosome 1, ARS-UCD2.0, whole genome shotgun sequence genome is shown below.
ggttgtgggtttgattcctggtcagggagctaagatcccacatgcctcatggccaaaaaaccaaaatataaaacagaagcaatactgaaacaaattcaaaaaaggctttaaaaatggtacacatcaaaaaatctgtaaaaaataaaaataagactgatcAGAGTGACATCAGCAAATATGGGCAGAGTTGGTAACTCCAAAAGCCCAACCTTCCACAAAATCAGTAGACAAAGTGGCAAAAACAGTCAGAATCAATTTTACTAGTGCTCTGGAAACTGATTAAAAGTTTACAGCAACCAGGTAAttatttaattaagaaaaaaattgttgaatCCTGGTAAAAGAGCTTTGTGGCATTTCAACTCACCCTGACCCCATCCCCTGGCTCCTCAGCTCAGTAGACAGAATTCATTCTCTCTATGGGTTCACAGTATTAGAGGGACTTAAACCGAACTGTAGTTGTTTTGAACTACCTGGTACCTCTCAAAGTGCTTGCTTTTATGTAGCCAAATTCCCCCAGGGCTGAGGACTTGGGAGTGGTGGGAAGAGTAGACAGGAGGGATTGGTTGGAAACATTTAAAGGTAAAGGTATTAGCCACAGCTGCTGGGGCAAGGAATGGCAGTTGGGAGGAAAGGCTGGAGAATGAGATACTTCAGGAAATAAGACCTTTGAAAAACTCTCACATATTCCCAGGCAAATTATTTGCCCAGGGCTGGCACATGCTCGGAAAAGAGCTGAAAATGCTCCATGCTCTCACTGATAGCTGACTCTGcacaaacagaaagagaagaccATGGCAGGATTGTAAACTGCCTGGCTGAGTGTTAAAGGCATTCTGGATCAGTGGTGATGCTTGCACAACACTGAATGTACCgagagccactgaactgaacactttaaCATGATAAATGCTATGTTATATGAACTTTATAAAAGGGATCTCAGGAGGTTCTGGGaaaagagggagaggaaaggagtctgaagaaaaagagaaatgagcaACAAGTCCAGTACTTCAGAAGAATTGCCTATTAAGAATCTCTGCCTGGCACCAAGGGACCGTTCATTCCTATAGTCCCTACCCCTAGGCCGCACATTTGAAGAATTTCTTTAAGGCATTTAAAATGAATGATTCATATGGTATGAGATTTATAATGCAAATAAAACTGCTAAATAAATAGGAACACCTAGACAAAGGCAAACTGATTAAAATCAAGAGTAaacaaatagtatttttttttaaagtaaaataatagtTTACTATTAGAttcaactattttcttttttcagttttactgagGTGTAACTGACAAAACTGTAAGGTATTTAATGTGTAAAACATGATGATtcaatatgtatgtatacacacacacatgcacattgtgaaaggattcctatcgttaattaacacatccatcacctcagatatgtatgtgtgtatgtttatataattACATATGAATATTCAAGTTCCATTTCCTTAGCAGAGTTCAATTACAGTTGAACTTTGAAAGAGACACATTATCAAGTGATACTGTATCAAACTATATCTAATCAACTTCAGCCAcctcaaatattttcctttgaaacAACTTTCAAATGAACTAAGAACATCAATTAATTGAATGGTTCACATACTAAATACTTACTGAGTACAATGATAGCCTCGAACCTCAGGCTTTGGTTGGTGTTTCTTTAGGTGCTTGCTAAGCCCAGAGCCTCTATGAAAAGACTTTCCACAAACTGAGCAAAGGTACTTGGACTCTCCTATAAGAATTAAAAAGCATGTCACAAATCCAGTGATCGGGTGCTCTTCTAACAATGCTTTATGTCATACTTCAGAAGCTACTTTATCAAGTGAACACAGAAGCTATGACTTTTGGCACCCACCTTCTAAGAATAACAAACTATGTCAAATATCCTATTTCCTCTCAGTATAGTACTAGTGAGGCCACTACTGCCCAAAGAATTTGGGAGGTTTGCATGGTCATCTGGATTATAACAGTGTAGAGTTGTATACAAGTTCTACAGCAGATTATCTACCCTTCATCAGCCACTTCTACGTAACTGCTTTAAACATGTGCAAATTAGTATATGTGGACtaaaaattctaataaaattataaacCACATACTTGTTGACAGCTACATCTGCTTATtgcttaacttttttaaaaattaatttcttttaattggaagataattactttataatattgtggtggatttagccatacattgacatgaagcAGACATGTGCACtaattaaaaaacttttataCAAATAAGATAGCTCTAAAACTAGATGTAAGAACAATTTTTAAGCTTTActctcattaattaaaaaaactgcaCATATACAGTCTTATAGCATAATCAATACACTAGGTAAGCTAACAGTATATAACATGTAACTATGTCAATGTAAATTTCTCATTACCTGTGTGAATACTCATATGTTCTTGAAGACTCCTTTTGGTAACAAATGACTTCACACATAGTTCACACTGGAACTGCTTCTGTGATTGATGGAGACTCTGGTGTAATTTTAGACCGTGTTTGTAGATGAAAGTCTTTCCACAGACCTAAAGCAGCATGGGTATTTAAAcaagtaaaacagaaaaagagttaAGGGCTGTTTCTGAAGAATGAAGACAGAGAAGCTAGTatgctattttaaattaaaaccttaaattataaacaaaatgacAACGTTTAAGTTGAAACAAGGGCCTAAGATTTTAAGCTCGTTGATTATCTCCTCATTCCGTACAtaacaaatatttctatttttcttacaACCATGTAATCTGTGGAAGAACTTAAAACAGTACCAAAAAACCCTCACACTGTCTTTTCTGAAACTGGTAAACAATATACATTAAAAGAGACATGGAAGCTTAGTCAAGAACAATATACTCATTCACATCTATACCAACTaaaacagtgcttctcaaactctcTGATGAGGTaccagttttttttcctttcctcaatCTATTAGGGATTTTTGTTAAACACAATAGAGATGTCAAACAGCGTCAAATTGCCATTACAGTTTCTACATGCTTACTCTCCATTTTTTTTACTTATCTTCCATGGCCCACGCATCTTGAGTAGGGCTACAGTTGAAGACCAGAGGTCCAATTaacacttaatttttaaatatatgaatacaATGATGCTTAGGACTTGGCTTCAAAATAACTGAAGGGAAGGGGTAGGAAGGGAGTGAGTGACAGTACATATAAAACACAACTAAgcatagataaccaacaaggacctactacacagcacagggaactacactcagtatcttctaataacctataatagaaaacaatctaaaaaagaatgaataaatagctaaataactttgctgtatatctaaaacacaaaattataaatcaactgtatttcaataaaatttttttaatttaaaaaactcacaAATGACCATGTGTTGATAACTACTAAAGCTGGATAAAGGGTACATAAGGGTTTATTCTATTCTTTGACATTCTTTTTTCACATAATACAATGcttaaaaaaacaagagagaaaaacattaaaaatgttactGGTTCCAAAACTATCAATAAAAATAGTGGGTCATCCTTATATGCAAAGCTACAGGTGCTGCTAGAAATTTTTCACTGTTTCAAATAGCCCAAATCTGGCTTATCACAGGATTCTGAACCAGCAATCAGATTTTGACATTTAGTCTCCAGCTCTGGAGAAGGACACAGACTTTAGGCAGAATTTCTGCTAAGATTTAAGTCACAGGTTCCTTACCAAGCCAGGCTGGCCCTGCCGAACATGAAGGTATGATTTAGAAGCTGGTTATTCTCACCAGTACCACTCTGAATTCCATCAAGTCTCCTGAACACTCTAAACAGATTTATTTCAAACTACAACTTCAGACAACAAATTAAAGAGCAAAAATGGGAATCATCCTTGACCTAGGCAACAAACTGAAAAAGTTATGGACTTTATGGGATATTTTACTAAAGTGATGTGGCTCCAGATTCAACCAGTCTTACTGTCAGTTATATTCCAGTCTtctttaaataacaaaataaatataatgactTTACCTGGCATGCATGTGGTTTTACACCTGTGTGCTTTAACATATGTATTCGAAGAGAATATAATTTAGGCAATGTCCTTCCACATATGGAACATATAAATTCTCGTTTGGTTCTGCCCTTCTCAGACGATGACCCTGATGCCTCATTCGATGCGGAACTGGAAGAGGACGAAGTAGGTGCATCTTTCCTGGTATGTCGAATAAGGTGGGCTCGCAAGGAGGCACTGTACTGAAACTGTTTCTTACacaactaaaagaaaaagtaagttcTGCCTCAATGTATTTTCATTACAAATATTAAGTGAAATGCAACTCATATTTCAACTTGCCATTTGTCTGTTACAAttacataaacacatacactCTATAAAAGACACAGTGTACCAGGTACCAGATTATACAGATAAAAGGGACAGACCCAGTCTCTACTCTGCAGGGGTTTATAATCTAACCACAGAAAAAGGATTTACATGTAAACAGGTGAAATATTTAAGAAGGGGGAGTAATCAGAGTAAAGAAAAGCCTCAGCACTGAGGCTGGGCCTTGAAGGAATAGTAAGACAGACAAAAGGAAGCACACTATCATTACACGAATACTAACAGTTGTTAGGTGGAGCAACACAGGGGCTTGAAAAAGTGGGAGGATAAAACTGTGATAGTCCTTGGGacttgtttgcttttaatttttacattgtgtttgttttttatgtttcatttatttggctgagctgtcTTAGCTGTGACAGACAGGATTTTTGGTCTTTgctgcggcatgtgagatctagttcccccaccaggggttGCACCCGGCCCTGTGCACTGGGCGTGCGGAGTCTTCGCCACTGGACAGCAAGGAAGGTCCAGTCCTTGAGCTTTATCCTGTACTTGCTAAGTACTGCTGAAAGCCTctgctctttattttaaaatcaaagttaTACACAGTCATGATCcataagactttttttaaaataaataaaactggccTGTTGGTCCACTACTTCTACTTTTTTGACACTTTCTTAATGATCATCTCTGCAATTCTGAGTAATATGAATAATAGGAGGTGAGTATCTCCACCTTTCACTCTCTACACACACAGTTCCTTTCATTACCATACTTGCTCAAGacagctttatcatcattttgGTGAGATCAATTTCAGTGCTTACATTATTTGATGACGCACATGTTATTACAGCTGGACAATATAGTACAGTAtgattttcttccctttccttttgctttcccttttacttctcttcataTTTAGTGCTAATTTGTTGTCAAACATTCCCTCAATTGTTGGCTGAGAGAAGGTTTAAACACATCACCTTGTGGGATATCTCCGTCAAAGCACTATGCTGTGTTCCAAACTGGGGCAACTGTCTCACAGATTGGACCCCATGTTTTCCATTTCTCATGTTTTGATCATTTTGGCGGAATACCTCTACCAACAGCTTCCCGAGAAAAGGAATTTAGGGGGTAAAACTCTGCAGACCTTGCAAGTCTTGAAACTGTTCTTACTGTACCATCGCAAATATAGTCTGACTATTGACTTCAAGTTAGAAATCATTtccttttataatattaaaaatactgtGCCTTTATCTTCTAGCTTCCACTGTTGCTGCTGAAATGTCTGAAACTATTCTaacccttttcctttctctcttccaatTTGTAAGATTGTCTTTGTCTCCTGATTCAGAAATTTCATAATGCATTTggtaaagaattattttaaaccaTGATTCTGAACATGTGACATGCCCTTTTAACAAGGAAACGTCTATGTTCAAgttctaaaatgtttttttcattgcattaatgatttctttctcttcatgCTGTTTAGAATTACTTGGACATTAGAATACAACTAGACCAATCCTCAGTTTCTTTCACTCCCATTCTTACCTtgtgttttctttatcttctgagtgATTTAGTCAATTATGTTTCCTAACTTTTCAGAGACTTTTTTATATGTTATACATTTTATTCCTAAAAAACTATTCTGTTTTCttaaagtttccttttaaaaacatagtACATGATTATTGTTTCACTGACATAATCTTTTCCTTTATCTCTAATATAAATCATACTTGTGGTTTGGGttttatgtgcatttttttttttttttttagttttcttctaaCTGCATAGTCTTGAATTCCTCAAAGTTGTTTTTCACTTGAAATATTTGTCATGAATCTGTATACCTGATGTTTATTCACATTTCAGAGTAAGATATTTAAAAACTGGCTGGAACTTGTGTGTAAGTAGGGAAGTAAAATGGTCAACCCCTGGCTTTAGTGAGTGGTAtctttaggtctttttttttactgGGCTTCAGATTTCTCATCTCTAAGAAATCTTTCTATTTTAAGGTTAAGGGTTTGGCTGTTAACATTCCAGGACTTGAGTAGAGAAAGAGCACTTTCAATATTCAGTATAGAAGCTTCTACTTTCCCTTGTTGGGTATACCACACTGATACATTCACCCTCATTATCCACAGTGTTCTCTAGAgcagtggttttcttttttagagaGTAGAAGATGGATCTTTGACTGAAGGCACGGTGGTAGTGATTCACTTGCTCTTTCTAACCATCAGCCTTACCTCTACTTTCAAGGTCACTAGTACCATTAATTCCTGAGCCTCCTGGTAGTTCTGTAATACAATTTGGATTGATTCTTAGCTTTCCATGCTGAAAGCCTGGGAATGAGCCCTTTCAAATCTAATGAATCAGCGACTCCATCTAGGgacttccatggcagtccagtggttaagaccccacactTCCATTGAAGGGAGcataggtctgatccctggtcggggaactaggattccaGTGCTATGtggtacagtcaaaaaaaaaaaagactacatttATGTATCCGAGGCCAGAATTTAGTTGCTATGGTCTCCTGTTCTTTTTGCCTCTCTATGAACTTTCTAAAAAGATCATTTTACTGTCATCTTTCTACAGTAGAAGTAAGTCACTGAACATTTTTTGACAAGAACATGACATGTATGAATCAGCAGATAACTATGACAGCAATATAAGGGAGAAGGAGAATACAAATGGTAGCATAATAACAAAGCAGTAAACTAGATTCTATTTATAAAGAAGTTAGAGCCATTTATAATTAGCTTTCCAGATACTTACTGGACACTTGTAATCTCTAGCTCTTTCATGTTTCAGTATGTGCTTTATAAGGGCATATCGTCTCTGAAAAAACATTCCACATTCCCCACATTTATGGGATGCTTCTTCTTCTGTATTCTCTTTAGCATCCCTTTTCGGCTGtttcatcttttttcctctttgaactAATTTCTGAGCCACCTGattaaagaacagaaaacacaATCCAAATTTAACTATCTCAAATTCACATTACCTTATTAATAACATTggtatttaaaacattaaattgcTTTCCTGCACCCATTCCCCTCCCCCTCAAAATATTTTTCACCATAAGTTTATCAATAGAATGCTTTCAACTTAAAGCTAAAACTACAAAGGTGAACTCTTTCTTCTTCATACCTGTTGAACTGCTGACTTGGGAATAGCTTTCCGTTTCTGCAGCTTCTTCTCCATTCCTTTGTGTAGTCGGATATATCCCCCTTCATTAACAGAACGCTGCCGAAGTCTGCTTCTATAAGTATCATCATCGGGGCTCTGGTCCATCAGTGCTGTCGGTTCAGCTAGATTTTCCTCATCTTTCGAGGACGGGTCAAGGTCCTGCCTATGCTCTGAAATGTCTTCAGCACAGATATCCTCAGCTGCTGTATCATTTCCCGTATCAGTGTTTCCTGGAGAGCTACTGATTACATTCTCTTGTGAAGGCTTAGGATGAGTACTAGAAACTGTGCTATCTTCTCTGCTGTTTAAAGTTTCCAGTTCTGTCTGGTTGTTTTTTGTTACTAAATCAACAGACTCCATTTCAGGATGGGAATCAGTTACACAGCCCACAGGTGACGCGGTGGCTTCAGCCTGTGAAGAAACCTGGGGCTCAGGTTGTTGTCCCAGCTCTCCATTCTGCTCTGGCAATTCTCCATTCATCAGTAGTACGATCTCACAATCCCCAAGTTCAGTGGATAAAGTTGTTGTGGTTCCCGTGTTGTTAGCCACGGGAGGTGCTGTACCTCCACTTTGTTCTTGTAAGTCCTGTGTAGATGCAACTGTTTGTACTTCACCCTTCTTATACACAGTTAGCTGCTTCTCTTCCATTAGTTTATGCACACTTTCACAGATTTCTAAAACTTCTGACATAAAAAGATGACGAGCCAAGATGGCTACATCAGCCATGCTACAGAAGTCAAAACTTAGCACAGAAGTATAGGCAAATTCCAGTAAAGGAAGGAAACTAGCCTTACAAAAACCTATGCGAAACAAGGAAGATGAAAGACAAAAAAGTCAAATCACCACTAAAACACCTTGTAAAAACAACTATTGTATCATTATgacaatataaaatacaatataaagGCAAATATAACCATTTATTCTGCAATTAAAACACTCTGGAATTGTTTTGAGCTCTGGCTGCTTATTAAGCCTTGACTAACTCACTTCCATGAGTCGTGTCTCTCAATacctaaaatagaaaataatatcacACTTACTACCTCAAAGAGTTGTTGTAAGGCAGTCATTTTCAAACTGTACTCCTTAGAACCCCGGGGGTTCCTCAAATTTCCCTCAAGAAACAGCTGCTGGAGAATGGAGGGTACAAAAAGAGAGGGAGGCAGGTGAGAAGGCAGGGTCCAACCAACCCGTCCCCTAACCTCACTGCAGTAAACACAGCTGTGCATTTCAAAACAGAAGCTCATATAAAAATTTGATTGTGAACAAAGTATTCTatcactaaaaattttaaaacaaggtcTATAGCAGAGGGTCAGGAAAGTTTTTCTGTCAAGAATCAGATAATAAATACTGCAGGCAATAAGGCATCTGTTTCAACTACTTAATTCTGCCACTGTAGCTGGAAAGAGAAACCAAGTATTGTAACATGTATGTAAAGGAGTGTGGCTATGTCACAATATAACtttatggaggaaaaaaaggGAGGACTGCCCTTCGGGCTATGGTTTGCTCATCTTTGGTCTAAGGAATAAGACAAATTACTACACACCAGGCATTAGGTTCCCATTTTATGTGAGAAAATAAGATCAGTTCCATT
Proteins encoded:
- the ZBTB11 gene encoding zinc finger and BTB domain-containing protein 11 isoform X1 — its product is MSSEESYQAILRYLTNECEPYAPGTEGNVKRKIRKAAACYVVRDGTLYYQRRQRHRKTFAELEVVLQPERRRGLIEAAHLGPGGTHHTQHQTWHDLSKTYWWRGILKQVKDYIKQCSKCQEKLDRSRPISDASEMLEELGLDLESGEESNESEDDLSNFTSPPTTASKPVKKKPVSKHELVFVDTRGVVKRSSPKHCQAVLKQLNEQRLSNQFCDVTLLIEGEEYKAHKSVLSANSEYFRDLFIEKGAVSSHEAVVDLSGFCKASFLPLLEFAYTSVLSFDFCSMADVAILARHLFMSEVLEICESVHKLMEEKQLTVYKKGEVQTVASTQDLQEQSGGTAPPVANNTGTTTTLSTELGDCEIVLLMNGELPEQNGELGQQPEPQVSSQAEATASPVGCVTDSHPEMESVDLVTKNNQTELETLNSREDSTVSSTHPKPSQENVISSSPGNTDTGNDTAAEDICAEDISEHRQDLDPSSKDEENLAEPTALMDQSPDDDTYRSRLRQRSVNEGGYIRLHKGMEKKLQKRKAIPKSAVQQVAQKLVQRGKKMKQPKRDAKENTEEEASHKCGECGMFFQRRYALIKHILKHERARDYKCPLCKKQFQYSASLRAHLIRHTRKDAPTSSSSSSASNEASGSSSEKGRTKREFICSICGRTLPKLYSLRIHMLKHTGVKPHACQVCGKTFIYKHGLKLHQSLHQSQKQFQCELCVKSFVTKRSLQEHMSIHTGESKYLCSVCGKSFHRGSGLSKHLKKHQPKPEVRGYHCTQCEKSFFEARDLRQHMNKHLGVKPFQCQFCDKCYSWKKDWYSHVKSHSVTEPYRCNICGKEFYEKALFRRHVKKATHGKKGRAKQNLERVCEQCGRKFTQLREYRRHMNNHGGGFFTTEPS